A portion of the Segatella copri DSM 18205 genome contains these proteins:
- a CDS encoding FAD-dependent thymidylate synthase, translated as MKIQRPSYEIWLQKPGELGIYQQIERAGRVCYKSENNTTVNSAKPFVDRMVQSEHFAMLEHGTVYLVCKHGELPLYTHNKFSRLKTLDGKDYITTNLRVLAENKAMDNLKYLSNYEEGKHELRITVHFTTQISITREYNRHRANSMAEQSTRYCNYSKNKFDNEITINLPTWVEAEGFDGSQDPSDYRIEDMCADIAEGRTAEWSKLTTWIFANQAAEYAYMKLIEAGCKPQEARAILPLDCNTELVHTAFVSDWKHFFDLRALGTTGAPHPDAKILALPLMEEFKQKGYL; from the coding sequence ATGAAAATACAAAGACCATCGTATGAAATCTGGTTACAGAAACCAGGTGAACTCGGTATCTACCAGCAGATAGAACGAGCAGGAAGAGTATGCTATAAAAGTGAGAATAATACCACTGTGAATTCTGCCAAACCTTTCGTGGATCGGATGGTGCAGAGTGAACACTTTGCCATGCTGGAACATGGAACCGTGTATCTGGTATGCAAACATGGAGAGTTGCCGCTTTATACCCACAACAAGTTCTCACGTCTGAAAACTTTAGACGGCAAAGACTATATTACAACCAATCTCCGAGTATTGGCAGAAAACAAGGCGATGGACAACCTGAAGTACCTCAGCAACTATGAAGAAGGTAAGCACGAACTCCGTATTACCGTTCATTTTACTACTCAGATTTCCATAACCCGAGAATATAACCGTCATCGTGCCAACTCTATGGCAGAGCAGAGTACCCGATACTGCAACTATTCGAAGAATAAGTTTGATAACGAGATTACCATCAACCTGCCTACATGGGTAGAAGCAGAAGGCTTCGATGGTTCACAAGATCCCAGCGACTACCGAATAGAAGATATGTGTGCTGACATTGCAGAAGGAAGAACTGCAGAATGGAGTAAACTCACAACTTGGATATTCGCCAATCAGGCTGCCGAATATGCCTACATGAAACTGATAGAGGCAGGTTGCAAACCACAGGAAGCACGAGCCATCCTACCATTGGACTGCAACACAGAACTGGTTCATACCGCTTTCGTGAGTGACTGGAAACATTTCTTCGACCTTCGCGCATTAGGTACTACCGGTGCACCACATCCTGATGCCAAGATTTTAGCCTTGCCACTGATGGAAGAGTTTAAGCAGAAAGGTTACCTCTAA
- a CDS encoding thiamine phosphate synthase: MKWIVITLPDFIENESNYINQLFKAGIDLLHLRKPESNIEECKRLIQEIDKKWHKKIVVHDHFELCQEFHLHGIHLNRRNHEIPEGFQGSISQSCHSFKEVEQALQTISSKNKDEKSAILKPACHYVFLSPIFDSISKKGYKHSFSNKDLEEAGINGIINERVVALGGVTPEYIPQLRAWNFGGAAFLGDVWNRRTDAKWTEYLAVIKQKLTPGNAKNTLNSSNIW; the protein is encoded by the coding sequence ATGAAATGGATAGTAATCACTCTGCCCGATTTTATAGAGAATGAATCAAACTATATCAACCAACTCTTTAAAGCTGGTATAGACCTGCTACATCTGCGCAAACCAGAATCAAATATAGAGGAGTGTAAGCGACTGATACAGGAAATCGACAAGAAATGGCATAAAAAGATCGTAGTACACGATCACTTCGAACTTTGCCAGGAATTTCATCTTCATGGTATTCATCTTAACAGAAGAAACCACGAGATTCCAGAAGGCTTTCAAGGAAGCATCTCACAATCCTGCCATAGTTTTAAGGAAGTAGAACAAGCTCTCCAGACTATATCATCCAAGAACAAAGACGAAAAGAGCGCGATTCTCAAACCTGCCTGCCATTATGTTTTCCTCAGTCCAATCTTTGACAGCATTTCAAAGAAGGGCTACAAGCATTCCTTCTCTAACAAAGACTTAGAGGAAGCAGGCATCAATGGAATCATCAATGAGCGAGTAGTTGCATTGGGAGGTGTCACCCCTGAATATATTCCACAATTGAGAGCATGGAACTTTGGCGGAGCTGCATTCTTAGGCGACGTCTGGAACAGAAGAACAGATGCAAAATGGACGGAATATCTTGCCGTAATTAAGCAGAAACTTACACCCGGAAATGCCAAGAATACGCTTAACAGTTCAAACATTTGGTAG
- a CDS encoding endonuclease MutS2 translates to MIYPDNFENKIGFYEIRKMLRERCLSPLGKEQVDKMAFSSDAEQVNEWLMQVREFRRLMEEVEDFPLQYFYDVRESILRIRVENSHLEEDELFDLRRSLSTIADMVKILNHSDDDDEPEDGWKREKKYPYPALHRLSQDVVTFPQLIQRIDQILDKFGKIRDNATPELLQIRRELAKTEGSISRTLYSILRSAQSEGIVEKDVTPTLRDGRLVIPVIPTLKRKIKGIVHDESATGKTVFIEPTEVVEANNRVRELEGEERKEIIRILTDFTNKVRPYSKEILDSYRFLAIIDLIQAKQKLADIFKAIEPEVEDHPHIDWTRAIHPLLQLSLQKKNEKVVPLDIMLTQDKRILIISGPNAGGKSVCLKTVGLLQYMLQCGLSIPVSERSKTGVFQNIMIDIGDEQSLENDLSTYSSHLLNMKNMMKAANGETIILIDEFGTGTEPGIGGAIAEAVLDKFCKQKAYGVITTHYQNLKHFADSHDGVVNGAMLYDRHEMKALFQLAIGRPGSSFAIEIARKIGLPEEVIKEASDIVGSEYIQSDKYLQDIVRDKRYWENKRQNIHQREKDMEKTISKYENDIEDIERSRKAILKKAKEEAAELLKESNKRIENAIREIKESQAEKEETRRIRQELDAFKQEVQEIDTKETDDKIARKIAQIQQRKERHAKRQAEKKENQEKAAAALRNAQNKTQADSKRDIQIGDTVRIKGLTTIGKVENITGDTATAVFGGMRTKMRLNRLEHATTPVENADKTEERKENLASYGISKETRKTIDSHKSNFHQDLDVRGMRGDEALNAVQYFIDDAILVGMPRVRILHGKGNGILRQLIRQYLSSVPNVTHYADEHVQFGGSGITVVDF, encoded by the coding sequence ATGATATATCCAGATAATTTTGAAAATAAGATAGGATTCTATGAAATCCGCAAGATGCTGCGCGAAAGATGCCTCTCTCCACTCGGAAAGGAACAGGTAGACAAGATGGCATTCAGCAGCGATGCAGAACAAGTTAACGAATGGCTCATGCAGGTGCGTGAGTTCCGCAGACTGATGGAGGAAGTAGAAGACTTTCCCCTACAATATTTCTATGATGTAAGGGAGAGCATCCTCCGTATCCGTGTAGAAAACAGTCACCTGGAGGAGGACGAGCTGTTTGACTTACGACGTTCACTATCTACCATAGCCGATATGGTAAAGATACTGAATCACAGCGATGACGATGACGAGCCGGAAGACGGATGGAAAAGAGAAAAAAAGTATCCCTACCCAGCCCTACATCGCCTTTCGCAAGATGTAGTTACTTTTCCACAACTGATTCAGCGCATCGACCAGATACTTGACAAATTCGGCAAGATAAGAGATAATGCAACCCCTGAACTTCTTCAGATTCGCAGAGAACTGGCAAAGACAGAGGGCAGCATCTCACGTACCTTATATAGTATATTGCGCTCGGCACAAAGTGAAGGCATCGTAGAAAAAGATGTTACCCCTACCCTGCGTGACGGCAGACTGGTTATTCCCGTCATCCCTACTCTGAAGCGCAAAATCAAAGGTATCGTACACGATGAGAGTGCCACAGGTAAAACAGTCTTTATAGAACCTACCGAGGTGGTAGAGGCGAACAACCGTGTACGTGAACTGGAGGGTGAAGAGAGAAAGGAAATCATTCGCATCCTCACCGACTTTACCAACAAGGTACGCCCATACTCCAAGGAAATTCTGGACAGTTACCGTTTCCTTGCCATCATTGACCTGATACAAGCCAAGCAAAAACTGGCTGATATCTTCAAAGCCATAGAACCCGAGGTAGAAGACCACCCACACATAGACTGGACCCGTGCGATACACCCATTATTGCAGCTATCTCTACAGAAAAAAAACGAGAAAGTAGTTCCGTTGGATATCATGCTTACACAGGACAAACGCATTCTTATCATCTCCGGTCCAAATGCAGGCGGCAAATCTGTCTGTCTGAAAACCGTCGGATTATTACAGTATATGCTGCAATGCGGTTTGAGCATTCCTGTAAGTGAGCGTTCAAAGACAGGTGTTTTCCAAAACATCATGATTGATATCGGTGACGAACAGAGTTTAGAGAACGACTTGAGTACCTACTCATCTCATCTTCTGAACATGAAGAATATGATGAAGGCAGCCAATGGCGAGACCATCATTCTGATAGATGAGTTTGGTACAGGTACAGAGCCAGGCATAGGTGGTGCTATCGCCGAAGCTGTACTCGACAAGTTCTGCAAGCAAAAAGCTTATGGTGTGATTACCACCCACTATCAGAACCTGAAGCATTTTGCCGACAGCCATGATGGAGTGGTTAACGGCGCCATGCTCTACGACCGCCATGAGATGAAAGCCCTCTTCCAATTAGCTATAGGCAGACCAGGTTCTTCTTTCGCTATCGAAATTGCAAGAAAGATAGGATTACCCGAAGAAGTAATCAAGGAAGCATCAGATATCGTTGGTTCTGAATACATTCAAAGCGACAAGTATCTTCAGGATATAGTTCGTGACAAGCGATATTGGGAAAACAAACGCCAGAATATCCACCAGCGTGAAAAAGACATGGAGAAAACAATCTCCAAGTACGAAAACGACATAGAGGATATTGAGCGAAGCAGAAAGGCAATTCTCAAAAAGGCAAAAGAAGAAGCCGCAGAACTTCTGAAAGAAAGTAACAAGAGAATCGAAAACGCCATCCGGGAAATCAAAGAAAGCCAGGCTGAAAAAGAAGAAACCCGCCGTATCCGTCAGGAACTTGATGCCTTCAAGCAAGAGGTTCAGGAAATTGATACCAAGGAGACCGATGACAAAATTGCCCGCAAGATAGCCCAGATTCAACAACGCAAAGAGCGCCATGCCAAGCGCCAGGCAGAAAAGAAAGAGAATCAGGAAAAGGCTGCAGCAGCACTGAGGAATGCACAGAACAAGACTCAAGCAGATAGTAAACGTGATATTCAGATTGGCGATACGGTGCGCATCAAGGGACTGACTACAATCGGAAAGGTAGAAAACATTACTGGAGATACAGCAACTGCCGTATTTGGAGGAATGAGAACCAAGATGCGCCTGAACCGTCTGGAGCATGCCACAACTCCTGTTGAAAATGCAGACAAGACAGAAGAGCGCAAGGAAAATCTGGCTTCATACGGTATCAGTAAGGAAACCAGAAAGACCATTGACTCACATAAATCCAACTTTCACCAGGATCTGGACGTTCGCGGAATGCGAGGCGATGAAGCACTTAATGCGGTACAATACTTCATCGATGATGCTATCCTGGTAGGAATGCCAAGAGTCAGAATCCTTCACGGAAAGGGAAATGGCATCCTAAGACAGCTCATTCGCCAATATCTGAGTAGTGTGCCTAATGTGACCCATTATGCAGATGAACACGTACAATTTGGCGGATCAGGCATTACGGTAGTTGATTTTTAG
- the thiD gene encoding bifunctional hydroxymethylpyrimidine kinase/phosphomethylpyrimidine kinase → MKYYTAMTIAGSDSCGGAGVQADIKTMSALGVYAASAITAITVQNTLGVYAIQDINPEIVKGQIEAVMDDIHPDAIKVGMVNDRTTIQAIAEALKRYQGKYQHLIIDPVMVSTSGCRLMQEDALSIFIQELLPLATLLTPNIPEAEILAGMKIQNKEDIQNAALAISKLGCKYVLIKGGHFQGAEKIDYLFEDGKPITSYRGLSVNTRNTHGTGCTLSSAITSYLAREMDMNTAIAMAKTYLSGAILAGKDVQIGKGHGPVNHFYEPKALFIK, encoded by the coding sequence ATGAAATATTATACAGCAATGACAATAGCTGGCTCAGACAGTTGCGGAGGAGCCGGCGTACAAGCTGACATCAAGACAATGTCAGCACTAGGCGTATATGCCGCATCGGCCATTACAGCTATTACCGTACAGAACACCCTGGGAGTTTATGCCATCCAAGACATCAACCCCGAAATTGTAAAGGGCCAGATAGAAGCAGTGATGGACGACATCCACCCTGATGCCATCAAAGTAGGTATGGTTAACGACCGTACCACTATCCAGGCTATTGCTGAAGCCCTGAAAAGATACCAAGGGAAATACCAGCACCTCATCATTGACCCTGTGATGGTTTCCACCAGTGGTTGCAGACTCATGCAGGAGGACGCTCTCAGCATTTTCATACAAGAGTTATTACCACTAGCTACCCTGCTAACACCTAACATCCCGGAAGCAGAGATACTGGCAGGAATGAAGATACAGAATAAGGAAGACATCCAGAACGCAGCTTTAGCCATCAGTAAGTTAGGCTGTAAATATGTACTCATCAAAGGCGGCCATTTCCAGGGAGCAGAAAAGATTGATTACCTCTTCGAAGACGGAAAACCTATTACCAGTTATCGAGGCCTTAGCGTAAACACACGCAATACCCACGGTACAGGTTGTACCCTATCCTCAGCCATCACTTCTTATCTGGCAAGAGAAATGGACATGAATACAGCTATCGCCATGGCAAAGACCTATCTTTCAGGCGCAATTCTGGCAGGAAAAGATGTACAGATAGGAAAAGGTCATGGTCCGGTGAATCATTTCTATGAACCCAAGGCACTGTTTATCAAATAA
- a CDS encoding DUF4199 domain-containing protein — MNTENNENQEEKKTSQQMHKVKTIIIDTGKIRQTKAFARQDGAILGAVWIVSFVCTMLAVDPQYQMLGFISNILIIATPFVVAKRLKAFRDYARDGHISFRHAFYYCIQTFFNATLLLTLVQYLWFRFMDTGLFMNQLQTNYQIVAQAYQLTAGESKALLDAVSMMKPIAWASMFMITDLVAGAVLSPIIAAVMAKKDKQQHTK; from the coding sequence ATGAATACAGAAAATAACGAGAATCAGGAAGAAAAGAAAACAAGCCAGCAAATGCATAAGGTTAAAACGATTATCATCGACACAGGCAAGATAAGACAAACCAAAGCATTCGCCCGGCAAGATGGTGCCATCCTCGGAGCTGTCTGGATTGTCAGTTTCGTATGTACCATGCTGGCAGTAGACCCGCAATACCAGATGCTGGGATTCATTTCCAACATTCTCATCATAGCAACCCCATTTGTTGTGGCCAAGCGACTGAAGGCATTCCGTGACTATGCAAGAGACGGACATATCTCTTTCCGTCATGCATTCTACTATTGCATCCAGACATTCTTCAATGCAACCCTTCTGCTTACCCTTGTGCAATATCTTTGGTTCCGTTTTATGGATACGGGTCTATTCATGAACCAACTGCAAACCAACTATCAGATTGTAGCACAAGCGTATCAGTTAACTGCAGGGGAATCTAAAGCCCTTCTTGATGCTGTCAGTATGATGAAACCGATAGCCTGGGCTTCGATGTTTATGATTACCGACCTGGTAGCAGGTGCTGTACTCAGCCCGATTATTGCTGCTGTAATGGCAAAGAAGGATAAACAACAGCATACAAAATAA
- the tsaA gene encoding tRNA (N6-threonylcarbamoyladenosine(37)-N6)-methyltransferase TrmO, whose protein sequence is MEIKPIAYFRSPFSSKFGIPKQAGLVAELEGQIVFEPEFRNPDALRGMEGFDYLWLIWEFSANRHKAHSPVVRPPVLGGNEKVGVFATRSPFRPNNIGLSSVKISHIEWETPHGPVIHVKGADLMDKTPIFDIKPYVVYADSHPGARSGFVDDRKWQKLDVEISEDVDRHLRLQGLNAEKIEILKEVLAQDPRPHYQKDPHKVYGMPYEGLDIHFTVCDHTLTVVK, encoded by the coding sequence ATGGAGATAAAACCAATAGCATATTTTCGTTCTCCCTTCAGTAGCAAGTTTGGCATACCCAAACAGGCTGGATTGGTAGCTGAACTGGAAGGACAGATTGTTTTTGAACCCGAATTTCGTAACCCTGATGCGCTGCGTGGCATGGAGGGCTTTGATTATCTTTGGCTGATTTGGGAATTTTCTGCCAATAGGCACAAAGCGCACAGTCCGGTTGTTCGTCCTCCTGTGTTGGGAGGCAATGAGAAAGTGGGTGTCTTTGCCACTCGAAGTCCTTTCCGTCCCAATAATATAGGTCTTTCATCGGTAAAAATTTCTCATATCGAATGGGAGACTCCTCATGGTCCTGTCATTCATGTTAAGGGAGCTGATCTTATGGACAAGACACCGATATTTGACATCAAGCCGTATGTGGTGTATGCTGATTCTCATCCTGGGGCAAGGAGCGGTTTTGTTGATGACCGCAAATGGCAGAAACTTGATGTAGAGATTTCTGAAGATGTAGACAGGCATCTGCGTCTGCAGGGATTGAATGCAGAAAAGATTGAAATATTGAAAGAGGTACTTGCCCAAGATCCCCGTCCGCATTACCAGAAAGACCCTCATAAGGTCTATGGAATGCCATATGAGGGTCTTGATATTCATTTCACGGTTTGCGATCATACGCTTACTGTTGTCAAGTAG
- a CDS encoding radical SAM/SPASM domain-containing protein yields MIDRCYIEITNTCNLNCHFCPKHTRKKRQLSAEEFDLLTDKIRGKVCFLYFHIMGEPLLHPLLPEFINMAREKGFKTVLTSNGTLLPKAMDLLDTLPHKIQLSLHSHESNAKGELASYMNEVMTFSTQAAEKGTCIVLRLWNQGGKDLENEEVMGHIEKFVPKPWKERPDGYRLANNLYLEFDRKFEWPNFDNHIEEKEMIKGNQKSGIREEKREVFCKALLKQIGVLADGTLVPCCLDHNGDVALGNLLEQSLEEILASPRAQAMIEGFKHHQATEHLCETCESALVRNSFRGKARS; encoded by the coding sequence ATGATAGATCGCTGTTACATAGAAATCACCAATACATGTAATCTCAACTGCCACTTCTGTCCAAAACATACAAGGAAGAAAAGACAGTTGAGTGCTGAGGAATTCGACCTGCTCACCGACAAGATACGCGGGAAGGTCTGTTTCCTATATTTCCACATTATGGGCGAACCCCTACTACACCCTCTTCTACCCGAGTTTATCAATATGGCAAGAGAGAAAGGTTTCAAAACCGTACTTACATCCAACGGCACTCTGCTACCCAAAGCTATGGATCTCCTTGACACACTTCCCCACAAAATACAGCTTTCGCTCCACTCACACGAGAGTAATGCCAAGGGAGAGCTTGCCAGTTACATGAACGAGGTGATGACTTTTTCAACCCAAGCAGCAGAGAAAGGAACCTGCATAGTTCTCAGACTTTGGAACCAAGGAGGAAAAGACCTGGAAAATGAGGAAGTAATGGGGCACATCGAAAAATTTGTTCCCAAACCCTGGAAAGAACGACCTGACGGTTACAGACTTGCCAATAATCTCTATCTGGAGTTTGACAGAAAATTCGAATGGCCCAACTTTGATAACCATATCGAAGAAAAGGAAATGATAAAAGGAAATCAGAAATCAGGTATCAGAGAAGAAAAAAGAGAAGTTTTCTGTAAAGCCCTACTCAAACAGATAGGCGTATTGGCAGACGGAACATTGGTACCCTGCTGTTTGGACCACAACGGAGATGTAGCACTTGGGAACCTGCTTGAACAATCGCTGGAAGAAATTCTGGCTTCACCCCGTGCCCAAGCCATGATAGAAGGTTTCAAGCACCATCAAGCCACAGAACATCTCTGTGAGACCTGTGAATCAGCCCTGGTAAGAAACAGTTTTAGAGGAAAAGCAAGAAGTTAA
- a CDS encoding glycoside hydrolase family 28 protein: protein MKKILIALLICFSFVTANAKDYSKYYQNLPVQMQQPTLPSIPANHVSILEYGGNGDGLTMNTQAFAKAISKLNKMGGGHLNVPAGIYLTGLISLKDNIDLHLEKNAIIVLSEDKNDHFKIDKTTGKKESRATPAINASKRKNISITGEGTIDGNGEWWRPVKRSKVSDVEWKEFQTMGGTLNEKGDIWYPFNLKHKPNVAENMDEQEKNRTHMIRFTSCENVLVQGVTLLNSPKFHIIPTRCKNVIIDGITVKCPWNAQNGDAIDISSCKDVLIVNNVIDAGDDGICMKGGAGAAGVAAGPCENINIQDNTVYHAHGGFVIGSEFSGGMKNIVVRNNTFQGTDTGLRFKSAVKRGGTSENIYIDHIYMTDIKDAAITFETTYFDNHVGAQKQTTPVKQEFLPNFQDIHMSNIYVRGCETGIEAHGAEGMVHDITIKNSNIFYTKEAKNIDAVCKILLENVRFESFAK from the coding sequence ATGAAGAAGATTTTAATAGCTTTATTGATCTGTTTCTCATTTGTGACAGCCAATGCCAAAGATTACAGTAAGTATTATCAGAACTTACCAGTTCAGATGCAGCAACCTACATTGCCTAGCATCCCAGCCAATCATGTCAGTATCTTGGAATATGGCGGTAATGGTGACGGACTCACCATGAATACCCAGGCATTTGCCAAAGCCATCAGCAAACTGAACAAGATGGGCGGCGGTCATCTTAATGTGCCTGCAGGTATCTACCTCACCGGTCTCATCTCACTGAAGGACAATATTGACCTGCATCTGGAAAAGAATGCCATCATCGTTCTTTCTGAAGACAAGAATGATCATTTCAAGATAGACAAGACCACAGGAAAGAAAGAAAGCCGTGCTACTCCAGCCATCAATGCCAGCAAGAGAAAAAATATTTCTATCACAGGCGAGGGCACCATTGACGGAAACGGAGAATGGTGGAGACCGGTAAAGCGCAGTAAGGTTAGTGACGTAGAATGGAAAGAATTCCAGACTATGGGCGGAACACTAAATGAGAAGGGTGACATCTGGTATCCTTTCAACCTGAAGCACAAACCTAATGTGGCTGAGAATATGGACGAACAGGAGAAAAACCGAACACACATGATCAGATTCACCAGTTGCGAGAATGTGCTCGTACAGGGAGTTACACTTCTGAATAGTCCTAAATTCCATATCATCCCTACCCGATGCAAGAATGTGATTATCGACGGAATCACCGTAAAATGTCCTTGGAATGCCCAGAACGGTGATGCGATTGATATCTCCAGCTGTAAGGATGTACTCATCGTAAACAATGTGATAGATGCTGGTGATGATGGTATCTGCATGAAGGGTGGCGCAGGCGCAGCAGGTGTGGCAGCAGGTCCTTGTGAAAACATCAATATCCAGGACAACACCGTATACCATGCCCATGGAGGTTTTGTTATCGGCAGCGAGTTCTCTGGCGGCATGAAGAATATTGTTGTTCGCAACAATACTTTCCAGGGAACAGATACCGGTTTACGCTTTAAAAGTGCAGTGAAGAGAGGTGGAACATCAGAGAACATCTATATCGACCATATCTACATGACCGATATCAAGGATGCAGCCATCACCTTTGAGACCACTTATTTTGACAACCATGTAGGTGCCCAGAAGCAGACAACTCCCGTAAAGCAGGAATTCCTGCCAAACTTTCAGGATATCCACATGAGCAACATCTACGTACGAGGTTGCGAAACAGGTATTGAAGCACATGGTGCAGAAGGTATGGTACACGATATCACCATCAAGAACTCCAATATCTTCTACACCAAGGAAGCCAAGAATATCGATGCTGTCTGCAAAATTCTGTTGGAAAACGTACGTTTTGAAAGTTTCGCAAAGTAA
- the thiL gene encoding thiamine-phosphate kinase, translating to MLDISKLGEFGLINHLTKGYEKKNESTVYGVGDDCAVMHYPDKEVLMTTDMLMEGVHFDLTYIDMVHLGYKSAMVNISDIFAMNGTPRQMVVSIALSKRFKVEDIDEFYKGLRMACDKWGVDIVGGDTTSSLTGLAISITCIGEAAKEEIVYRNGAKETDLICVSGDLGGAYMGLQLLEREKAVYYGQIEDIRKKMAEAKANGDNEKLALLNRDLENMRNFQPDFAGKEYLLERQLQPEARGDVIAQLREAGIRPTAMMDVSDGLSSELMHICEQSHCGCRVYEKNIPIDYQTAVQAEEFNMNLTTCAMNGGEDYELLFTVPIGDHEKIETMEGVRQIGYITKENLGKFLITRDGQEFELKAQGWNPLKD from the coding sequence ATTTTGGATATCTCAAAGTTAGGTGAATTCGGTCTTATAAACCATCTCACCAAAGGTTATGAAAAGAAAAACGAGTCTACAGTTTATGGTGTAGGCGACGATTGTGCCGTGATGCATTATCCAGACAAGGAGGTGCTCATGACTACAGATATGCTGATGGAGGGCGTACATTTCGACCTTACCTATATTGACATGGTTCACTTGGGTTACAAGAGTGCAATGGTAAACATCAGTGATATCTTTGCTATGAACGGAACCCCACGTCAGATGGTGGTAAGCATAGCATTGAGTAAACGATTCAAAGTAGAAGACATTGATGAATTCTATAAGGGTCTTCGAATGGCATGCGACAAATGGGGAGTAGATATTGTGGGAGGTGATACTACCTCTTCTCTCACCGGTTTAGCCATCAGTATTACTTGTATCGGAGAAGCAGCAAAAGAAGAAATCGTATACCGCAACGGAGCCAAGGAAACAGACCTGATCTGTGTGTCGGGCGACTTGGGCGGTGCCTATATGGGACTTCAACTGCTGGAACGCGAAAAGGCTGTATACTACGGACAGATAGAAGATATTCGAAAGAAGATGGCTGAGGCTAAAGCAAATGGTGATAACGAGAAACTGGCTCTTCTGAACAGAGACTTAGAGAATATGCGCAACTTCCAGCCAGATTTCGCCGGCAAGGAATATCTCCTGGAAAGACAACTGCAGCCTGAGGCACGCGGAGATGTGATAGCACAACTGCGTGAGGCAGGTATCCGTCCTACCGCCATGATGGATGTGAGCGATGGTCTGAGCAGTGAATTGATGCATATCTGCGAACAGAGTCATTGCGGATGCAGAGTATATGAGAAGAACATACCTATCGACTACCAGACAGCCGTGCAGGCAGAAGAATTCAATATGAACCTTACCACCTGTGCTATGAATGGTGGCGAAGATTATGAACTTCTCTTTACCGTACCTATCGGTGACCACGAGAAGATTGAGACTATGGAGGGTGTAAGGCAGATTGGCTACATCACCAAAGAAAATCTGGGCAAGTTCCTCATTACCAGAGACGGACAGGAATTTGAACTGAAAGCACAAGGTTGGAATCCGCTGAAAGATTAA
- a CDS encoding purine-nucleoside phosphorylase, with translation MYEKIQETASWLKERMTTSPKTAIILGTGLGQLASEITDSYEFPYSEIPNFPVSTVQGHAGKLIFGKLGGKDIMAMEGRFHYYEGYDMKAVTFPERVMYELGIETLFVSNASGGMNPEFQIGDLMIIDDHINFFPEHPLRGKNFPTGPRFPDMHEAYDKKLRDLADDIAKEKGIDAKHGVYVGVQGPTFETPAEYRMYRVLGGDAVGMSTVPEVIVARHCGIKVFGISIITDLGGFDVPVEVSHEEVQIAANAAQPKMTEIMREIIRRS, from the coding sequence ATGTACGAAAAAATTCAAGAAACAGCATCCTGGCTAAAAGAAAGGATGACAACAAGTCCGAAGACAGCAATCATACTGGGAACCGGTCTCGGACAATTAGCTTCAGAAATAACTGACAGTTATGAATTTCCATATAGTGAAATACCAAACTTCCCAGTATCTACCGTTCAAGGTCATGCAGGCAAACTGATTTTCGGTAAGTTAGGAGGTAAAGACATCATGGCTATGGAAGGAAGATTCCATTACTATGAAGGATATGACATGAAGGCTGTAACCTTCCCAGAACGTGTGATGTACGAGTTGGGCATTGAAACCCTCTTTGTAAGCAATGCTTCGGGCGGTATGAATCCGGAATTCCAGATTGGAGACCTGATGATTATCGATGATCACATCAACTTCTTCCCAGAACATCCATTGCGCGGAAAGAACTTCCCTACCGGTCCACGTTTCCCGGATATGCACGAAGCATACGACAAGAAACTCCGCGACCTTGCCGACGATATCGCTAAGGAGAAGGGAATTGATGCAAAGCATGGTGTATATGTTGGCGTTCAGGGACCTACCTTCGAGACACCGGCAGAGTATCGCATGTATCGTGTATTGGGTGGTGACGCTGTAGGTATGAGTACTGTACCTGAAGTGATTGTTGCCCGCCATTGTGGAATCAAGGTTTTCGGCATCAGCATCATCACCGATCTTGGCGGTTTCGATGTACCTGTAGAAGTCAGTCATGAGGAGGTGCAGATTGCAGCCAATGCCGCACAGCCTAAGATGACAGAGATTATGCGAGAAATCATCCGCAGATCTTAA